In Ignavibacteria bacterium, the sequence AGCCCTTTTTATTTCTTGCGGTAAATCCACAAAACCCAAAAAACAGATCGATACAAAACCGGTTTCTATAAAACAGTTTGATACACCTCCGGGCGCTGACCCTTCAGTTCCGCCGGAACTGGGAGGCAACGGCTTCACAGGAGAAGGCTGGCAGACTGCCGTTAATTATAATGTTGCAGGAGACTCCAATGCCATCAAGGGCGGTTCTTTTACAATGAGGATACCTGATTTCCCGAATACTTTAAGGAATATGGGTAAAGATGCCAACTCATACGTAAATAACCTGATGGAATTCGGCCTGATGTATGAAGGCTTATTGGCACAGGATCCTGTTACAGAAGAATGGATCCCAAGTTTAGCTACACACTGGAAAATATCAGAAGATAAAAAAACGTTTTCATACCGTATCAATCCTAATGCAAGATGGGCTGATGGTAAGCCTGTTACAGCAGAAGATGTTGTTGCTACATGGAAGATTCTTGTAGATCCGGGTATTCTTGAGGCGTATTCAAATATACTATATGGTACGTACGAACAGCCTGTAGCTGAAAGTAAATATATTGTATCAGTTAAAACAAAAGAAGAGAACTGGAGACAGTTCCTGTATTTTTCAGGCTCAATGAGAATTCTGCCTGCACATTATATTGGCAATATTAAAGGCTCTGAATATCTCGAAAAATTCCAGTTTGAAACAATACCGGGTTCAGGTCCATACACTTTACTTAAAGAAGATATAAATAAGGGCCAATCAGTTACTTTCCGCCGCAGAAGCGATTACTGGGCTGAGAAAGAAAGATTCAACATTGGCATAAATAACTTTGACGCTATTAAACTTGATGTTATTCAGGATGAATCATTAGCATTCGAAAAATTCAAAAAAGGTGATATTGATGTTTATTCAGTTAACCGCGCACAGTGGTGGGCTGAAAGGTTTGACTTCGATGAATTCAAACGCGGTCTTGTAGCAAGGTACCGGGTATATAATGAAAATCCGAACGGGGTACAGGGTCTCGTTTTTAATATGCGTAAACCGCCTTTTGATGATATAAGAATTAGAAAAGCTGTAACTTATTTATGGGATCGTGTTAAGTTTAATGAAAAATTGTTTTTCAAACAATACGAGATGGAATATTCATATTATCCCGGTT encodes:
- a CDS encoding ABC transporter substrate-binding protein, yielding MKNRAIILALVLIVTSALFISCGKSTKPKKQIDTKPVSIKQFDTPPGADPSVPPELGGNGFTGEGWQTAVNYNVAGDSNAIKGGSFTMRIPDFPNTLRNMGKDANSYVNNLMEFGLMYEGLLAQDPVTEEWIPSLATHWKISEDKKTFSYRINPNARWADGKPVTAEDVVATWKILVDPGILEAYSNILYGTYEQPVAESKYIVSVKTKEENWRQFLYFSGSMRILPAHYIGNIKGSEYLEKFQFETIPGSGPYTLLKEDINKGQSVTFRRRSDYWAEKERFNIGINNFDAIKLDVIQDESLAFEKFKKGDIDVYSVNRAQWWAERFDFDEFKRGLVARYRVYNENPNGVQGLVFNMRKPPFDDIRIRKAVTYLWDRVKFNEKLFFKQYEMEYSYYPGSVYENPNNPRVGFNLDSARMLLEEAGWKEKNSEGYLVKDGKIFELDLPFDGGPGQERYLTIFQEDLKKAGIKLNLKQIDGTTRFKLGNERNFTILVTAWTGLRIPNPESSLKSNTADAPNTTNWPGIKDARIDELCDLYNKTYDKKERIKIIREIDGIACNYFGYGFGWYVPFQRIAFQNKFSYPEWILPRTSDYLFTCILWYYDPEKAAEFDAVKSDPNKKMEIKPEDQKYWLKIKEQEEAQNK